The sequence CTTAAGACTCAAAACCAGCTTAGAAGTGCTATTGCCAACTTGCCTTCTGATAGACAATCACGTATATTTAGAAGCAAGGCTATGTCTGAATCATGTGACCAATGGTTCACGCATTTTCAAATTATGGTCACCACCCATTTCCCGGTTTTAGGTGAAGAAGCAGACCCCATTGAAACTGCTTTCATCCGAGCAACCTGGAACCAATACTTTGGAAGCAGTCACAGGGTTTATGAAAAGCAACATCCTTTTCCTGGTCTAATAGTCAACTATGAAGACGGGGCAGACGATGATGACAGAAACCCAAGCTGGCTTTcaagaatgtttgaatatggtttCCTTAAACTCATCAAGCTAACGAGCCATAGTCTTATCAGCCAATTCCCTTTGATAATACAACAGGTGGTCACAAAGATCAGAAGTCCATTTGTATCCATCAGATGCTGGAGTACTCTCCCACAATGGGACGGTAACAATTGGATGACAGTTCAACCTGCTTACCACCTTGTACTCATCAACGGGTACACTCACAATGGCCCCTGGTATGATGGCGATTCTTACCTTTCCTATACTGATCCTTTGACTCTCGTGGAATGTTGGAAGAACTACTTCTGCAATGAACTACGGAGTGTCACCGGAGAACTATGGGAAAATTACCATTTTGTTGGAAATACTGGCAGAATTACAGTATTTTCCACCAAGCCATATTCAGAAGCTTTCAACACAGAAGGAATTATCTGTCTTGATCCTCCTCAGTACACGGCCCAGAAAGCAGACTATGAACCTCTCCTctattgtgggttttgtaatCTATTTGATAGGTACCATGAGCACGATCATCTTGATGAACCTCCAGGGTTTGATCCATATGAAGGATATCCCTATGGTTATGATACAGACTGAAAGCTCCTCCAGATATGCTCAAAAGCCACCTTTGCAAATCCGGCTACTATTCAGAATAGTACCCGCACTGCAGAATTGACCGACAGAGCACTATACACTGCACAGTCCAGAACACTATGCAGAGTTACTATTCCAGAAAAGCAAAGGGACAAtacactgttcataaacagtgaccAGTTACTGTTCACTCAACAGTGCCCCAGCAGAATCATTGAAGTTACTGTTGCTTTCGGCTGAAAAGATATTCACCTGAAGTAAAAGCAAATTACCTTCCGTGATTTCCTCCTCCTCCTGAATGCATCCAAGGCCCTCTCCTTCTATATAAGGCATCCTTGGCCTCAGTCTTCGGCAGGCTAAATTTCTAGACCTCACTTCTCTCTTCCTCCAGAGCTTCTTACTTAGTACTCAGAACTATTTTGTAACCTAAATGGCTCTCTTCTCCCCTTTGTTAGTTTACACTTGTACCGGAACTACATTTGTAACCTATTTATGCTTCCGCCCCCAGTGCCCTCTGAACGGCACCTCTTTGTTGTAGCTTACCCCcatttggtatatatatatatatatatatatatatagtaaggCATGTATATAAGGGATGGCTTGTACCTTGGTCCTCACCAAAGTGCCCCTACCAATCCAAGAAAGGCATCTACATTTCCAAGTTCCAAGAGCTCGGCCTTGAGCACAACTTGTTCAAGTTAGCctaaaacacattttttgaacCAAATAAGATtaagcctttttatttttttttatttttttttttatgattcaatAAATGGGGTGGGAACCTTAAACGTTTctattgaaaactaaaatgtGTCAATTGAGTTAGAAGACCTTTAGCAAGATTAAACCATAAATATCATTGCattttggccaaaataaaaaatgcaaatggTATGTTCCTATTCATGTTCACATGGATGGCTTGTCAGCCACCCTCCCTACTATATTAGGGGAGGCAATTTAATAAGGGATCATTTGCGATGTAAAGGATTTTGTCTCACAAGTTGTAAACTTTTAGTCTTTCCATTCtttttacatatatgtataatgTTTTTTACAAATGACACACCAAGAGACAAAGagaaaatagatatatatatatttaatattagcGATAATATGATGTGGTGAATGACCACTAGAAAGATAGAATGCAAATATCAATATGATCTTTCTTTATCttatctttatatttcttttactCCACAATAGCAgatgaaattttattgtttgtcaCTTTGTCTTGATTTTAAATCAACTTATGAAGGAGCTTTTGGGCCCTAAACCAAGCCTGCAAATGGATTGGGCTGTGGAGACAACGCGTACACACTCATGAGCTCTGAGAATACAAGCCAGCCTAACTAGCCTGGTGATAATTGCTTCTAGGGGTGAATGCAAATCACAATTTGCCAACAAAATGTGACTTCGATGTTTTTTAAACTAGACTTGTCAATTTTTTGGTGAAGTTCtagaaaaatatatgcaaaaccATTTAgaattgtaattaaaataagAGTTAAAGTTCACACCTAAGGCTTAAAGTCATTGAAATAAgtcaaattttgtaaatttttaatatatttgttgAGACTAATTGATTGATAGGTTTTAATATTCTATCTTGATGTTAATCTGATGATCCttttaaataatacactaattaaaaattaattggcACCACAGATGAGAAGACAGATCTAATGCAGAACAAGAATGCACGAAACGCGCCTAGTATTTGTTACTTCATATAATCTAAAGCAAAAGTAGGAAAAATTTGGTGCCTACTCAAATCCAACCCAACATTTTTAAATAGACAATTAGGTCATCACAAGGACCCACTTAAGAACTTTTTGACAATGTTGTTGAACTGTCCTGAGCAATCAATCTGAGGAACATGTGATGTGTTCTCTATTACTTCCAATCTTGCCTTCTCCCCAAGAAGCCTGGAACATGCAACCAAAAATTTCTCAGCCTCTCATATTGGTTGGAAGAATTTCTAAACCACTAGCATTGACTAAAATTAAACTATGTCCAAAGTGATTAAAcaatataaattgaaataaattgattttaaaatgCCTAAATTTACATGATAAGCatttggaatatatatatatatatatatatatttttttttaaattctaattgtaTAGATTTGCTTTCATTATTAATAAGCAGAAGCTAGCCATTTTTAGCATAAAATTAAGTGTAATAGTTTTAGAGAGAGGAAAGAGGTACATACTCTTTGAGTTCTGTAGCCATCTCTATAGGAAATATTTGGTCATGGTCTCCCCATACTATCAAGACCTCCTTCAGGGAAATTGGAAATACAAATGATTCAGATGAGTTATAAATTAGAATGATGTTCAAAACTATACAGGAAATGCATAATAAATTGACAGCCTAtgcttaaaagttaaaacctaTAAGAGAATTTTgtgctaaaatatatataagttggtagtgttgagaaaaaaatgaaattgtacCTGCTGAAGAGGAGAAATGTTTGGTGTGTCCTCTCTTCCAAGGGTAAGTCCCTTCAGAAGTTCCAACTTTTCCATCCTGTTTTCGGTGTACAATTTCTGTATCCATATGAAACCATCTTTTATCATCTTCATTAAATGACTATGTCATACACGAGAAAGAAATGCCTCTCAATACAAGTAATAACATATGTGATGCAACAGTAGGGAGCTAAACATGCCCACTTGTGGAACAATTATGGTTCACTCTGCTAATTACGTTAATGTGAAGAATGAGTCCGACCAAGGACATACCAAAACGAAAAACGGGCTAAAAGTACAAGTTGTTATATATAGAATGACTATCCTGCAAAGTAAAAGATTTCATTTTCCtgggaaaacaaacaaattaatgctTCGTTGAAAATAGATAGAGAAATAGGACAGACGTACACAAACAGGTCGTGTCCTGAGGATACAACAAATAAATGCATGGTCCACGAGTTTCAAATGTTGCTTTCGGAACGAAAGGAGACCAAGGAAGAGACAAAGAGTAAAAGGGAAAGGTGGAAAGAATATTCTATGAGAGAGGAAGGGGAAGTGTATAATATTAATACTTATACATGGGTGCTTCTTTCTCCACCCGGCCATAAcacatcaaaatcaaattcCATAATAAttaacttaataaaaaaataaatacatcattTAATACATAAACTAGTTAATTACATTTAATTGTTTAAGCAGTAATTCTCACTAAGAAGGACAATTGTTGCATTAAGATTTAAGAACGAATTTTATGAGTTTTAGAAGCAGAACTgcaatgttattttattttatatttttggtactgcttcttttgcttttcttattattaattctatccttttttttcttcatcatatGTTCgaatttatattaataaaataagaaatattttttccctattttcaATGAAGGTTGATGATAATAGTTAATTATTTAtgcttttaaaaatatcatcaagaaatatcaataaataaataaataaagagagggGGAGGggtagttttataaatttataaatgttatgttttgttttgattttgtattttgtatttttttttttttttttgccaagtaATTGAATGGAGGAGATGAATAGATAATGCTTATAAAGTTTTGATCCCAAGcctaccataaaaaaaaatgttcttttttttttttttttttttttttgagaaacaaaaataaatgttctttaacttttaaaagaagaagttgTGAGGGATGAAATTGAAAGTAGTCACAAGAATCCCAGCAACCCAAAATTGTTCAGGACGGCTCTCATTAAAGCTGATCTGACCGCATAATGGCATCAGCATATTGGTGAACAATTTCAAACCTAACTCTCATCAAAGTAAATTGATTACTAATTTTACCGCATgtataaaataacatttatttattgcaaaaattatatgttgaatttttaaattttttttctttgttatctaTCATATAAGAGATGCTTAATCAATTGAACGGTCTAaattgcagaaaaaaaaaatccatcctaTCAGACATTAACATtccatattatttatttttattattaaatttacatcaaatccggaataaaaaaaaaaagtcttaaatgggctatcaatatatatataaagttatataagaaaaattcaCAATgctatattataaaatttgagaCTTAAAAATTGTGGTTGCACCAACTACTAAGTAATTACACTTTTCTTCCACCAAGCAGCTTCACCTAAAGACttgagtaatatatatatatatatatatatatatatatatatataatttccctATAGATGGGGATTGTTTCATATtactctaaaatttaaaattttcaatatatatattttattagaaaCCAAACAAAGTTTGAATTGAAATCATGGAGTTTTAAAATCGATTTAAGTATCACCTTCTATCAATTCTATGCGTCACTAGAAATACAAAGTAACAGACtaaattctaataaaaagatattaagtaagtttgtagcctaaggctacaaccaattttgtaactaaactttgtccattacAATATGCTGTTAACTCTGTAGCTCAAACCCTTTCTCCCCTAGGCCTCTAAACATTTTATGCATGGGGAGGTGCCATGATtaaagtatattaaaaaaaattagatactACCCTAACTAAAACTCAATTATTAAAAGTttcaagaaaagtaaaaaactttaataacaatgttttttttttttttttggccaccATGTAACTTGAAGAAATTTAAAAGGACTctcattaatttatatttagtttaattttaattttaattatattattttaatatgatttttatcaatgCATAATACTAATACACGAAAAAGTTTTGGCCTTTTCGACTCTTtcaaaacaacaataattactttgagagaattaaaaaaataaaaataaaagaaagggaagGGCTTTGTatggaatttatttttataatacgaATGAACTATGAAGTATGAACCAtgatctttttttaataaaatggccatatatatataaataatttcctCCTATTTATGTGAAAGAAATCAAGAATATATAGtaatgaatttaaaaagaaaaagatgttaaGTATTTCTTACGTGTATGAAATCATTGAAGAAAAAGTCAGGCAAGATGTTGAAACGTTTGTTCGCAGACAAAACCATCAACGTCCTCAACTGCTCCGCCGTGGCCGGCAACATTAGCTCCTCAATTTTCTCCAACTTTGCTCTCTTCAACAAAGCCTCGTTGTCTCTGCGCCTCATATTCACACCAGAGCTAGCTATCACCACTTTTTCAACTCTCTCCCTAAACATCTTCGCCATTTGATAAGCCACAAACCCACCATAGCTTGTTCCCACAACGTGATACTTTTGAACCCCTAATGTCTCCATGAGTTTCCCCACAGAAACAGCTTGAAACACCTCACTTCTCTCTGGGGATTTCGTGGTTGAGTCACCGAAGAAGATCAGGTCAGGAACATAAACGTTGAAGTGAGGCGAAAAGAATTTGACCTGTTGACCCCACTGCCAAATTGCCATTGGACCAAAGCCATGGATGAGAACTAGTGagggtttttggttttgggcAGTTTCTTTTGGACCCCAGAAGTGGATTGTGGTTTCGTTGTCTATGTTGATGGTTTGTGAGGAGAGCCCTGTGGCTGAGTAGCAGCGGCGGAGATAGGTTCCGTACAAGGAGACTAGGCTGAAAAAGTTTGGAAACATTGTGGTGATTATTTGGTGGAGAGGTTGGAGATTTGAGCCTGAGGAGTTTGATTGAATTTTTACAATTACTATGTTTAGGCTGGTTGGTGTGAAGAGTGTTTGCCAagataatatatacatattcttGAAAGTTTTCCCTTAATTATTACTGCACTTTTCTTGGTGAACTTGTGTGACATATCATATATCTCGTCTCATTTATTggttaaatatgatatttactCACTTGTcatatactatattttatttctcgtttataatcaataatgtaaatggAAAATATGCATAAGAGATTTTATAAAGGATCTTATAAAGAAATATTTGATACTCGAAGtatgaagaaatatttttctaatgTAATTTAGAAAGCAAGCAATTCAATTGTTCTTTCGAAATAAAggggatttttttattatataaaaggTGAAATTATTCataaagtgaaaaataaagaaggagTTGATTAATTACTTGATTGGGGTCCGCGAAATTAGAGAAAGTCCATTTGTGGGTACCAAGCTAATggatcttcttttcttttttcttttttatttaggaCTATTCTTGAAAACGTGGCTCAAAGTAACGAGTTGTAGCCATGTTTATTTAAAAACACATCTTAAAAACGCGTTTTTTTGTAGTGCAAGCTAATGGATCTCGATTCTCAAGTCCGGTGAGCAATTTCTTTTCCCAAGCTAAAAAGGAATGGATTTTACAAATATCACATTTGATGTAAGTGCTAATTTGGTCATTATACTTATTGTTTAATCgagagatttaaaa is a genomic window of Quercus lobata isolate SW786 chromosome 2, ValleyOak3.0 Primary Assembly, whole genome shotgun sequence containing:
- the LOC115977750 gene encoding uncharacterized protein LOC115977750; amino-acid sequence: MYILSWQTLFTPTSLNIVIVKIQSNSSGSNLQPLHQIITTMFPNFFSLVSLYGTYLRRCYSATGLSSQTINIDNETTIHFWGPKETAQNQKPSLVLIHGFGPMAIWQWGQQVKFFSPHFNVYVPDLIFFGDSTTKSPERSEVFQAVSVGKLMETLGVQKYHVVGTSYGGFVAYQMAKMFRERVEKVVIASSGVNMRRRDNEALLKRAKLEKIEELMLPATAEQLRTLMVLSANKRFNILPDFFFNDFIHKLYTENRMEKLELLKGLTLGREDTPNISPLQQEVLIVWGDHDQIFPIEMATELKELLGEKARLEVIENTSHVPQIDCSGQFNNIVKKFLSGSL